One Megalops cyprinoides isolate fMegCyp1 chromosome 4, fMegCyp1.pri, whole genome shotgun sequence genomic window carries:
- the ccnh gene encoding cyclin-H isoform X2, translating into MYHNSSQRKYWTFENEDCLEKLRCQANQKFRDKIISSGKVGVHESLLLDPLEEDVLFKHYEKRLLDFCAVFKPAMPKSVVGTANMYFRRFYLNNSLMEYHPRTIMLTCAYLACKVDEFNVSSSQFVGNLQENPAAQEKALEQILEYELLLIQQLNFHLVVHNPYRPMEGFLIDLKTRYLALENPEMLRKTADDFLNRATMTDVGLLFSPSQIALTAVLNSASRAGLNMESYLTECMGLKDDKETLSKMIDSMRRTKNLVKKYEPPKPEEVIACKQKLERIHAEFALNTNPKRKRGYEDDDHVTKQHRVAEEEWTDEDLESL; encoded by the exons ATGTATCACAACAGCTCGCAGAGAAAATACTGGACATTTGAAAACGAAGATTGCTTGGAAAAACTGAGATGCCAAGCCAATCAGAAGTTTCGTGACAAGATTATTTCTAGCGGAAAG GTCGGGGTGCATGAGTCGTTACTGTTGGATCCTCTTGAGGAAGATGTGCTGTTCAAGCACTACGAGAAGAGGCTTCTCGACTTCTGCGCTGTTTTCAAGCCGGCCATGCCCAAGTCTGTTGTG GGTACAGCAAATATGTATTTCCGAAGGTTTTACCTGAACAACTCCTTAATGGAATACCACCCCAGGACTATCAT GCTGACCTGTGCGTACCTGGCCTGCAAGGTGGACGAGTTCAATGTCTCCAGCTCCCAGTTTGTGGGGAACCTGCAGGAGAACCCGGCTGCTCAGGAGAAGGCCCTGGAGCAGATCCTGGAGTATGAGCTCCTTCTCATCCAGCAGCTCAACTTCCACCTGGTGGTGCACAACCCCTACCGCCCCATGGAGGGCTTCCTCATTGACCTCAAG ACGAGGTACCTGGCTCTGGAGAACCCAGAGATGCTGCGGAAAACGGCGGATGACTTCCTGAACCGTGCCACCATGACGGACGTGGGCCTCCTGTTCTCGCCGTCACAGATTGCCCTGACGGCCGTGCTCAACAGTGCCTCTCGAGCAGGTCTCAACATGGAGAG CTATCTGACTGAATGCATGGGACTGAAAGATGACAAGGAAACTCTTTCGAAGATGATTGATTCAATGAGAC GAACAAAAAATCTTGTCAAGAAATACGAGCCTCCAAAACCAGAAGAAGTTATTGCTTGCAAACAGAAGCTGGAGAGGATTCATGCTGAATTTGCCCTCAACACGAACCC gaaaagaaagagggggtATGAAGATGATGATCATGTCACAAAACAACACCGTGTTGCAGAGGAG GAGTGGACCGACGAAGACCTGGAGTCTCTCTGA
- the ccnh gene encoding cyclin-H isoform X1, translating into MYHNSSQRKYWTFENEDCLEKLRCQANQKFRDKIISSGKVGVHESLLLDPLEEDVLFKHYEKRLLDFCAVFKPAMPKSVVGTANMYFRRFYLNNSLMEYHPRTIMLTCAYLACKVDEFNVSSSQFVGNLQENPAAQEKALEQILEYELLLIQQLNFHLVVHNPYRPMEGFLIDLKTRYLALENPEMLRKTADDFLNRATMTDVGLLFSPSQIALTAVLNSASRAGLNMESYLTECMGLKDDKETLSKMIDSMRRTKNLVKKYEPPKPEEVIACKQKLERIHAEFALNTNPKRKRGYEDDDHVTKQHRVAEEVGVNSASQAQCAT; encoded by the exons ATGTATCACAACAGCTCGCAGAGAAAATACTGGACATTTGAAAACGAAGATTGCTTGGAAAAACTGAGATGCCAAGCCAATCAGAAGTTTCGTGACAAGATTATTTCTAGCGGAAAG GTCGGGGTGCATGAGTCGTTACTGTTGGATCCTCTTGAGGAAGATGTGCTGTTCAAGCACTACGAGAAGAGGCTTCTCGACTTCTGCGCTGTTTTCAAGCCGGCCATGCCCAAGTCTGTTGTG GGTACAGCAAATATGTATTTCCGAAGGTTTTACCTGAACAACTCCTTAATGGAATACCACCCCAGGACTATCAT GCTGACCTGTGCGTACCTGGCCTGCAAGGTGGACGAGTTCAATGTCTCCAGCTCCCAGTTTGTGGGGAACCTGCAGGAGAACCCGGCTGCTCAGGAGAAGGCCCTGGAGCAGATCCTGGAGTATGAGCTCCTTCTCATCCAGCAGCTCAACTTCCACCTGGTGGTGCACAACCCCTACCGCCCCATGGAGGGCTTCCTCATTGACCTCAAG ACGAGGTACCTGGCTCTGGAGAACCCAGAGATGCTGCGGAAAACGGCGGATGACTTCCTGAACCGTGCCACCATGACGGACGTGGGCCTCCTGTTCTCGCCGTCACAGATTGCCCTGACGGCCGTGCTCAACAGTGCCTCTCGAGCAGGTCTCAACATGGAGAG CTATCTGACTGAATGCATGGGACTGAAAGATGACAAGGAAACTCTTTCGAAGATGATTGATTCAATGAGAC GAACAAAAAATCTTGTCAAGAAATACGAGCCTCCAAAACCAGAAGAAGTTATTGCTTGCAAACAGAAGCTGGAGAGGATTCATGCTGAATTTGCCCTCAACACGAACCC gaaaagaaagagggggtATGAAGATGATGATCATGTCACAAAACAACACCGTGTTGCAGAGGAGGTAGGCGTCAATTCAGCGTCACAGGCCCAATGTGCCACTTGA